GTCCCAAAGCCGCAGAGAGCTGTTAAAACCTGCAGCTCGAGCTGCCTTTCCTTCACCCGCTCTCGCATGGAAACAGCTGATCGTCTGATATAACTCTGAACTCCTAATTTCATGGCGTGCGTGAGTGAGTGTACTTTCAGAGGGAAGGCGCAGCACGTCAAGTAATGAGTCGTACACGAAGCAGGAAGTAATAAGACCACAACTAAACTATGACACCGAGCCAGAGCGCAATCTGGGGAAAAACAAAAAGGCAGAGATTTCTGGATTCCTCTTGGTATTGTGAAACGAGTTCCCTTGCTGAACTGTGAGGCGCTCCCCTCACGGATCAGTGGGCTGTTGACCAAGAGCAGATGAAAACAGACATGCGTCGGGTGTTTGGGACGAGGGGCTCCTCACCACATTAGACCCCACTGCGAcaacaactgcacacacacacaccctttaatGGGTTCAAATCCAACAGACGCACCAACACCACAAGCCCCCAGTCGCTGGTGCGGTAGAGACACAAGTCTCACAACTGTGAAACTCGGCGATGAaactttaattttttatttatttagtcagTTTGTACAATATGGTGGCCTCAGCCTTCCTGGACAACATGACGTGTGAGTGTGGGTTACTGGGGCACTAGGACCTCTGACAGGAGATGAACGTCCAGGCTTGTGGCTGTTGTAAGGGGACAGAGCGTTGAGGGGAGGGTCAGTAAGCAGACAGCGACCAGCAGCGGTGGGTGAGGTGTTGGCCCTGGATGTAATAATGGGATCTgtacagtaaaaacaaaaacgAGGTTCTGTTCCAACAGGAAGCTAGACGGAGACTTCCTGCTGGCTCCTGGTGTCGCGGGGCTTCATGGGAAACTGTCGTCGTCGTCCTCGGCCATCTCCTTGGCGAACTCCAGGTCCtgctgctctctttctctacgctcctgagacacacacacgtaaggtCAGCAGGGAGTGTGTGAACCAAAGGGTTGTGTATGTCAGACAGAAAAGACCTCCTACCTCGGCTGACTCCAGGTCCTTGTTGTAGGCCTTGGGCGGGAACCTCAtcgcctgcagacacacacatcagagcCAGCTGAGCTTCGACCCCCTCAGACACATCAGAGCCAGCTTAGCTTCAACCCCCTCAGACACAgcgtccacacacacccagcccccaGCAACAGCTTCCGGCGCGTTCCTGACCTTGACAGACATGTTGTGGATGTCCAGGCAGAAGGAGATCCTCTGGTGGAAGGCCAGCTGCGGCTCCCTGGTTCCGTAGATGTCCATGGTCTCCTTGGACTGGACGTAGCCCTTCTCGTGGTTGATGCTGGCCTCGATCACCCCGTCACGGatggcctgggggaggggggcacaccggggagggaggggtgaggagcgCTGAGGGGACCATGCTGAGGTAATAGCAGGGGTAGttactaggggtgggaatcttttggtacctcacgattcttggggtcacaatcaaatttcgattcaatatatgcttacgTTTGATTCCAGTTTGCTGTTTAGTGTTACTTGACTGATAGGCAGTtaagtgtttatttatttatttacatttgtgaatcaatgTGAATatctagaagactgaatcgcgatgcATATGTGGATGTGattttcccccccacccctaggaGTTACCCCAGGGAGCTGAGGTAATACCAGGGGCAGTTACCCCAGGGAGCTGAGGTAATACCAGGGGCAGTTACCCCAGGGAGCTGAGGTAATACCAGGGGCAGTTACCCCAGGAAGCTGAGGTAATACCAGGGGCAGTTACCCCAGGAAGCTGAGGTAATACCAGGGGCAGTTACCCCAGGAAGCTGAGGTAATACCAGGGGCAGTTACCCCAGGAAGCTGAGGTAATACCAGGGGGAGTTACCCCAGGGAGCTGAGGTAATACCAGGGGCAGTTACCCCAGGAAGCTGAGGTAATACCAGGGGTAGTTACCCCAGGAAGCTGAGGTAATACCAGGGGTAGTTACCCCAGGGAGCTGAGGTAATACCAGGGGCAGTTACCCCAGGAAGCTGAGGTAATACCAGGGGCAGTTACCCCAGGAAGCTGAGGTAATACCAGGGGTAGTTACCCCAGGGAGCTGAGGTAATACCAGGGGCAGTTACCCCAGGGCGCTGAGGTAATACCAGGGGCAGTTACCCCAGGGAGCTGAGGTAATACCAGGGGCAGTTACCCCAGGAAGCTGAGGTAATACCAGGGGCAGTTACCCCAGGAAGCTGAGGTAATACCAGGGGTAGTTACCCCAGGGAGCTGAGGTAATACCAGGGGCAGTTACCCCAGGGAGCTGAGGTAATACCAGGGGTAGTTACCCCAGGGAGCTGAGGTAATACCAGGGGCAGTTAACCCAGGGAGCTGAGGTAATACCAGGGGCAGTTACCCCAGGGAGCTGAGGTAATACCAGGGGTAGTTACCCCAGGGAGCTGAGGTAATACCAGGGGCAGTTAACCCAGGGAGCTGAGGTAATACCAGGGGCAGTTAACCCAGGGAGCtaggcagacaggaagcagggtgtGTCTCCTACCTTGGCCACGATGAACTCAGCGTCCTCCGGGCTGTCCAGCTGCAGCTTCTGAGCGATGTCGGCCAGGGAGATGCGGGAGTAGGACAGGCTGATCATACGGACCCCTGCAGAGACACGGCTCCCTGTCAGAGCCCTGGACCCAACACTGAACCACTGACACACTGAACCACTGACACACTGAACCAATGACACACTGAaccactgacacactgacacactgaacCACTGACACACTGAACCACTGTTTAGCAGGCTGTGGACGTGCATGTCCTGACCTGTAATTTTGAAGATACACTTCTGGCTTTTTCATGCTTTTTTGGACAGTACAGTTCAAggtagacaggagagagagagagatggcggagggagagagagagagaaagagggagcagaCGGCCcaggctggattcgaacccgggcctctgcagtaagggttagggtacGTGGCCCAGGGCTGACCTGTCTTGATGACGTTGTGTCTCAGGCGGATGATCAGTGTGTAGGTGCCGTCTGCCTGGAACTTCTCTCCAAACTGGTCCAGAGCCTGGTTGAACTTGGCCAGGTTACCGGTTCGCACGGCTGTAGGACAACACAACAGGTGTGAGTAGGTGAgttcaggtgtgtgtaggtgagttcaggtgtgtgtaggtgagttcaggtgtgtgtaggtgagttcaggtgtgtgtaggtgagtccaggtgtgtgtaggtgtacccTGAGTGAGCAGGAAGTAAGGCATGAGGGATCTCTTGAGGGAGGGCTGTCTGAACTGCAGTCTGTCTGGAAtctcccccagcagcagctccacaACGATCAACAGCTTGTGaacctgggagagggggagagaagagaacattcagatctgtgtgcctgtgtgttttggCTGAGAaagcttgtgagtgtgtgtgcaggggggaACACTTTTTAGTGTTCTGCTCGTTTTCTACACAGGGTGACAGACATCCGGCATGCTGCaagccctggtgtgtgtgtgtactcactgtctgtgtgtgtgtgctcacggtctctgtgtctggtgtgctcacggtctctgtgtgtgtgtgtgtgtgtgtgtgtgctcacggtctctgtgtgtgtgtgtgtgctcactgtctgtgtgtgtgtgtgctcacggtctctgtgtgtgtgtgtgtgtgctcacggtctctgtgtgtgtgtgtgtgtgtgtgctctctgtctgtgtgtgtgtgtgctcacggtctgtgtgtgtgtgtgctcacggtctctgtgtgtgtgtgtgtgtgtgctcacggtctctgtgtgtgtgtgtgtgctcactgtctgtgtgtgtgtgtgctcactgtctgtgtgtgtgtgtgctcacggtctctgtgtgtgtgtgtgtgtgtgtgtgctcactgtctgtgtgtgtgtgtgctcacggtctctgtgtgtgtgtgtgtgtgctcacggtctgtgtgtgtgtgtgtgtgtgtgtgtgctcactgtctgtgtgtgtgtgtgctcacggtctctgtgtgtgtgtgtgctcactgtctctgtgtgtgtgtgtgtgtgtactcacggtctctgtgtgtgtactcacggtCTGTTTGAAGCCCACAGCAGTGTGCTGGGGTGCCTTCCTCAGAGCGTTGGTCAGCGTGCGTCTGGCCTCAGTGTATTCCAGCTGGATGGCCTTGATACGCCCTGGACACGACACaacacaacaggtcactcaACTCAAATAtgtatccatccatctgtctatatatatagtatactgTCTAGTATATGtactcaccccctcacacatgcacaatcaCTTATTCTCACACTCCcttacccacaaacacacacacacccactccccAGTCATGCTGCgggcctcctgtcctcctggtcaGGATGTCCTAGCCTCACCTGTGTAGTCGAGGTAGCGGGCCTGGCCTCACCTGTGTAGTCGAGGTAGCAGGCCTGGCCTCACCTGTGTAGTCGAGGTAGCGGGCCTAGCCTCACCTGTGTAGTCGAGGTAGCGGGCCTGGCCTCACCTGTGTAGTCGAGCTAGCGGGCCTGGCCTCACCTGTGTAGTCGAGGTAGCGGGCCTGGCCTCACCTGTGTAGTCGAGGTAGCGGGCCTGGCCTCACCTGTGTAGTCGAGCTAGCGGGCCTGGCCTCACCTGTGTAGTAGAGGTAGCGGGCCTGGCCTCACCTGTGTAGTCGAGGTAGCGGGCCTGGCCTCACCTGTGTAGTCGAGCTAGCGGGCCTGGCCTCACCTGTGTAGTAGAGGTAGCGGGCCCACTCGTTGTTGTTGGCCAGCTCCGGGAACACAGACTTGGACACCAGCTTCTCGGCCTGGTCGTACAGGTTGAACTGCAGGTAGTTCCTGAGCAGCAGGTTCAGCAGGGTGGCCTGGCCGTCAGCGTCATGGCGCAGGGTCGCCGTGCGCAGCCGCGTGTGGAggaagctgggggggggggggggggggggggcggggggcacaGGTCAgacctcactgtgtgtgtgtggggggaggggggggggaggagagagagaggcagagcaggtgtgtgttacctgcgtATGGTGTCCAGCTGGTTGAGGAACTCGTAGACGCGGGCGTGGTAGTAGTAACACTTGGCGGCCACCAGGTCCAGAGCGCGGCGGTTCTGGGAGCCCATCTTCTGCAGCAGGTCGTCTGACACCTTCTGGGCCTGGCAGAGACACAGCACAACACCAGGGGTCACCAGGGGAGGAAGGCAGGGATGTGGGCTTACGCTGGGCAGAGAGGGGAAGGCAGCACGTAcgcatgagagggagggagagagaaggggggggagagacagaggaaggagggaagagagacagaggggggagagagaagggggggagagacagagggggagagagagtgaaaaagagggaaggagagatagagggggggagagagaagagagaaggggggggagacagagagggggagagagagagaaaaagagggagggagacatagagggggggagagagggagcaatgaAAGTGCATCCCAGATGTGTGATTGTAAAAAGCCAAACTGACAATAACACCCTGTGCTTCCAAGATAAACacacaactgcacacacacacccgcaaaaAACGACAGACATGTATAAACAAAGACAGCAGGAGGGCCGTATTGCACCTCTGTGTAGCGCTTGTTGTTGGTGAGGTACACCACTAGAAGGAGCTGCAGGTAGGCCTCCACCTcggggatgaggggggtggaggcggCCTTCCCTGTCCGGGGCCGGAACTGCACATCTCCCTCCGTGTCCATGGGCTGCAGGAACAGCACACACAGGagggtcaccacacacacaggagggtcaccacacacacaggagcgtcaccacacacacaggagggtcACCACACATACAGGagggtcaccacacacacaggagggtcaccacacacacaggagggtcaccacacacacaggagggtcaccacacacacaggagggtcaccacacacacaggagggtcaccacacacacaggagggtcaccacacacacaggagggtcaccacacacacaggagggtcaccacacacacaggagcggAAATCTGATATCAACTTTGGGGGGCACAATTACggtgacattttctcaagagcagtTCCTGGGGGGCGACAAATCAGAAGTGGTGCTACTACACAGACTACGGTAAACTTAAAAACACTTCATTATGTGTCTATAATCAGCACAAGTGATATATattcgagggggggggggagtaaaagATTGAACTTTCCCCAGGATTAAGGAGGTTGTGGATCCCCCACCCACTCTGGGAATCCCACTAACAAGCActggccaccccccccccccccccccccccccccccccccccccccgtcttctCCGTCTGCTCCCCCTGCTGCTGCAGACAGACGTGGGGTGTGTTACCTCCTCCAGGAAGCCCAGAAGGAAGTCCTTGCCGGCAGCGTTGGCGGTGTAGAAGCCGGTGACGGCCTTGTGGAGCACGTTGGGGTTGAGACGGCGGCTGGTGGAGGGCAGGGCACGTAGCGCCCGCAGCACGAAGCGAGGCTCCTTGCCGGACACAGCCTTCTCGATCTGCTTCACGTGCTCCTTGATGTCTGCCAGGGTATCCGAGGGTACACGGAGCGTTAAGGGAGCACGTACAAACACACTTTATTCACTGAATTTGTTTTGCAGTATGATACATACATagtacacacaggcacactagCAAATATACCGCTGATAAATGAACTCAGCTTCAAAGCAGACGCAAAGAAAACTGTTTCTACGCAATGCACGTTGAAGGATTGGTCTAACGCTTTCATGCActatatgcactttttgtaCGTCGCTTTGAAGAAAAGCTTTTCAATTTATTAATAAATACATATCTAATGCACGTTGTAAATGTGCTACAGCTACTAAGCAACCCATTGAATACTGTTAATTGAGTTCCAGATTCAGATGTCACtcattagcctatagtacactGTATAAGGTAGAGCTACAACTAAGAATATTCGCTAACATGTAAAAATTGAATTGACGTACATGTACTAGGTAATGAGTTCCGAGCTCATTAACTGCTAGTAAATGTTGGACAGTTCGCCAGACTATAAATGAACAACGATAAATCGGCGACGGCAGTTATTTACATTAGGCCAGGGCAGGGTTGCTACCAAACAACAGTCCTAGCTAATTTAGCTTAGCAGCTAGCTAACaagatactgtacacacaagtgagatagctaggctagctaataGCATAATAGCGTTGACAATGACTTGCAACTGACAGGAGTCAGTGCTTCGTGCTTGGCTTGCTGGCCGGTTTTATCTGTTCTCTAACGTTACTGCCAACTATCTACCTTCCAGCGTGAGAGAGTCTAGTTCCTTGGGCAGCTTCACCGCGTTAGTTGCACCCTCCTCCGGCATCTCAACATCCTGCGGCTCGGGGCCCGCATCTTTCTGCTTGTCGGCTTTGGAGTCCTTGGGTTTCTCACGTCGCTTTGCTGTTGTCTCCTTCATTATGTCTGGAATATAATAATCGCAGAGGAAACAATGTATATTAAAAACAATATACTTAAAAAAATAATGTAAACAAAACAGCTAACACAAGTTGCTGTACTTTGCTCAACAAAAACTCACATCGGTGTCTTGGGCAGAATGACTGGCAACTATTGTGGCGCGCAAAGGATTCTGGGATGTAGACTATACTAGTGGATGCAAGGAGACTGCAAACATCAGTCAAAACTAATAGATGGCAAATTTAATCAATTTATCTCTGACTCAAAGATACTCAGAGACTCTGAAAGTTTATATTTATAAGTAATGTCACTACTTTTAGTTTCAGAGGTCTTTTAACCGCTGCAACAACTCGTGATCGAAAATAAAGTGTATTAAAATGTCCCGTGCTCAAGAAATCATATTTGGTTATTTTCTGCTCTGGAGTCTTGATTTATTTATTCACGACTAGAAACAATAACTCATCAGTTCTTCACTAAGCACACATCAAAACTGGAGAGGATTAATCTCCATgattgttccccccccccccccctgttatTTTCTCTTTTAGTCACAGTCTACTTGTTTAAAGATGACAGTGATTAAGTGatatgtgtttttttgtctgaAATCATCGATTTTAGTTTGTTTACTAAACATGGGGTAGGACTGGAGACAAGATgagctgttgccatggcaacatagaaaaggagggaaaaagagggaaagaggagagagagagagagagacagagagagacagagagatagagagggggagagagggggagagagagagagagacagagagagacagagagagacagagagagagagaaagagagatagagagggggagagagggggagagagagaccctacTGTGTGGTCTCCCACCAGcatggagctctctctctccatctctctctccatcccctatctctgtctctccctctatctctctctctctccatctctctctccctcccctatctctgtctctctctccctcctatctctctctctccccctatctttctctcccctatctctctctttcccctatctctctctacccccatctctctctctctaatgctgTGGATCCAACACACAGGGATCCAGGTTTGTGTCGCCCATTCCCAGCACAGACAGAGGGATGTTCTGTAAATACTCAACACACGAGTGTGCGTTGGGTGCATAGAAAGCGTGTAAAAAAACAACCTAAGACACCGAACAGTGGTTGTGTTTTGCAGCCATGCCAATGTGTGGGAGGTGTGCGAAGGGTGCTCATTGTCCCCGGCGAGAAAGACCAGGATCCACGCAAAGGACAATGCCGTCTCAGCCTCGAGCTGAAGCATCTCCCATCTGTGGATGTTGAGCATGACCTTGCCTGGGACCTGAAGCCTGGTTCTCGCTCCTCAAACTACGGCTCTTGGGTCTGCACTTCAGGCTCTTGTGACGGCTCTTTCCGCGGGTCCAAAGTGGAAGGCGCTAACGGGGCCTTGGTAGAAAGGCTCtgaatgaatgcaatttcacacacaaacacacacaaacacgcacacacaaacacgcacacacaaagggaGTTTGTCATGCACAGCTGGAGATCGCAATCAGAAGAAAAGGTTGATTGGAGAGAGAAATCAGGCAAACTGCTCACAAGGCATTTGAGAAGGTAGGGAGGTTAGTGAGAAATGccaagaaaaaagagagaaagagagacagagggaaagaggaatcagagaaagagagaggaacagagagaaagagagagaaagataataaCGTGACATTTTTTCATCCATGCTTCTAACAGGATCTGCGGCAGGATCTGCAGCTTCCCAATCCAGGCTGTATGTCAGCATTTGGCACTGCTACAACAATAAGGTCAATCTTACAAACACCCTTTATGTTTCGAAAGGCTTCTCATGCATGATATACTCAAGCCAAACCACTTTCTACGTCCCattacttttaaaatgtatttcattgtCCACAATTCAGTATTTCTAATTGGGAGTACTGTGTCAATCTGTGCTAATACAAACGAGACAAATGGTTAACAAAGCTAGAAACTAGAACCagttttgtgtgtatttgtatttccCGCACGTCTGCTTTTGGAAATGTCCTCGTTATAAATGGGTCATCTAAGCTGGAGACTAAAGCAAATGGATTCatttgtgtgtgactgcagcCCACACAGGAAGCGTCACATTGGGAGACTGTGCACTTCATGTCTCAGTGACCATTAGCAAGGCTGCGGTCT
Above is a window of Hypomesus transpacificus isolate Combined female chromosome 17, fHypTra1, whole genome shotgun sequence DNA encoding:
- the psmd3 gene encoding 26S proteasome non-ATPase regulatory subunit 3 produces the protein MKETTAKRREKPKDSKADKQKDAGPEPQDVEMPEEGATNAVKLPKELDSLTLEDIKEHVKQIEKAVSGKEPRFVLRALRALPSTSRRLNPNVLHKAVTGFYTANAAGKDFLLGFLEEPMDTEGDVQFRPRTGKAASTPLIPEVEAYLQLLLVVYLTNNKRYTEAQKVSDDLLQKMGSQNRRALDLVAAKCYYYHARVYEFLNQLDTIRSFLHTRLRTATLRHDADGQATLLNLLLRNYLQFNLYDQAEKLVSKSVFPELANNNEWARYLYYTGRIKAIQLEYTEARRTLTNALRKAPQHTAVGFKQTVHKLLIVVELLLGEIPDRLQFRQPSLKRSLMPYFLLTQAVRTGNLAKFNQALDQFGEKFQADGTYTLIIRLRHNVIKTGVRMISLSYSRISLADIAQKLQLDSPEDAEFIVAKAIRDGVIEASINHEKGYVQSKETMDIYGTREPQLAFHQRISFCLDIHNMSVKAMRFPPKAYNKDLESAEERREREQQDLEFAKEMAEDDDDSFP